GTATCTCCGGCATTTGCTTTAAAAAATTTTGTTATAAGAGGATTTATCTTAAAAGAAACAGTTTCCGGTTTATATTCATCATCTTCTTCTCTTTCACCATCAATTAATACAATATTAGCCTTGATAAGCATAATCATCAATCCCATAAAATCGCCAATAGTTTCAAGTCTTATATTATTTTCAAATCCGGTTATCGCAAAAGAACTGACACCGAGGGCTTCAGCAATTTTATCGATCTGCTCTGTTTGAGGTGTCATTTTGTTTGTTTCATACTTTCGTATAGATACAGGGTGTATACCGGAAAGTTCTGCAAGTTTTGCCTGGGTAATGCCTATACGAGATCTAAAATATTTGATTTTTTCACCTATTGTCATATATTATCAATCCTTTTTATAGTTTTCTCGCTACAATTATAACATAAATATAATCAAAAGTCCATACCTTTTGAAAAAATGTAAATATAAATAAAATAAAAAAATTTAAAAAACCTCTTGACAAAACGTAGCGAATACGCTATAATGGTAAATGTAGCGAATAGGCTACAACGAATCTAACGAGGTGAGACTACGATGAATGAAAACAGAATCTACATTACAGCGCCTGAAATGGCAGAAATGCTTGGTATATCCATCGGACACGCTTATAAGATTATAAGAAGCCTGAATGATGAGCTGAAAAAAGATGGATATATTGTAATCGCAGGTAAAGTTCCAAAGGATTATTTTAAAAAGCGCTGGTTTGGATACAGCGCATAAGGAGGTATGAAATTATGAAAGCACAAAAAGATGCAAAAACAGGGAAGTGGCTCATTCAGTTCCGATATACAAATTGGCAGGGTGAGCGAAAAAAAACAACTAAGCGAGGCTTTAACACAAAAAGAGACGCAGAAGAATGGGTTAGAAATTTCTTGATGTCACAGCAAGCAGATTTTAATATGAATTTTGAGGAGTTCGTTAAAATTTACAGAAATGATATCAATAACAGAAATCGAAGCTCAACTACGGAAACAAAGGACAATATTATTGACACAAAAATTTTGCCGTATTTTGCAAAGAAAAGCATGAACAGCATAACAGCGGCTGATATTCGCAGTTGGCAAAATGAAGTAATTGCTCTTAGGAAAAAGGACGGAACGCCTTATGCTGAAACGTATCTTCATACGATTAACAATCAACTTAAAGCTATTTTCAATTATGCGGTAACTTATTATGATTTGCAGAACAATCCGTGTAAGAAGGTTAGCAGCATGGGTAAAAAGCAGGCTTCTGAAATGAGGTTTTTAACGGTTGATGAATTTTCAAAATTTCTTGACGGTATTATGGATAAACAAAAATCATATGTTACCTTTATGACTTTGTTTTGGACAGGTATGCGATTAGGCGAAATGCTTGCTCTGACACCGGCAGATATTGATTTTGAAGACAAGACAATAAGAATCAATAAGACTTATAACACCAAAGAAAAGAAAAACGGTCCTACAAAAACATATGCCAGCACAAGAACAATATCAGTTCCCGATTTTTTACTTGCTGATATTAAAGACTATATGAATTCTGTATACGGTCTGACTAAACATGACAGATTGTTCCAGGTTACAAAATATTATATGGAACATGAAAAAGAGCGAGCGTTGAAAAACAGTGGAATTGAGCATATTCGAATACACGATTTAAGGCATTCGCATTGCGCTTTGCTTTTTGAAATGGGCATAGCTCCGCTTGAGGTGAAAGAAAGGTTAGGACATAAAAATATTGAAACAACCTTAAATGTTTATGCTCATGTTTATCCGGATAAGCAAAGAAAACTTTCAGACAAACTTGATAAGGTGTATAAGGAGGGGTTGCACAATGGCGACGAAGAATAAAAACAGGGTTCGTAACAGGATAATCAATTTCCGCGTAACACCGTCAGAGTATGAAGAAATACAGGCAAGAATTAAAGTTTGCGGTATGCCTAAGGGTGAATATTTTATACAATCCCTGCTGCATCAGAACATTTGTATTTCGGTCGGAAAATATCAAAGCGATAGGTTAAGCCTTGAATTTAAAAAGCTCAGAGAAGTGCTTGAAACGGTATCTGATATTGATGAAATGGTTGATATAGCAAATGAATGTAAGGCTTTACTTAATCAGTTGATTATCATTACAAAGGATAATCAGAAACTATCACAAGATGATTTTATAACAAAGAAAAAGCCCTAACGTATCTGCAAATACATTAAGGCAAGGAATGTGGTAAGTACCACTCCAACAATGGCATTTTACCACATTCCTGTTAAAATTTCAAGAGGAACTGAGGTGAAAAATTTGAGTAAGTTAAAATTAATTAATATGCAAGACATTGAAGTTGAAGATATTGAATGGCTGATTTATCCTTTCATACCTTATGGAAAGATTACAATAATTCAAGGCGATCCCGGTGAGGGGAAAACAACACTTGTACTGCAAATTATAGCAAGACTGACGAAAGGTGAGGCTATTATAAATGAAAAAGCGAAACAGCCTATAAACGTTATTTATCAGACAGCAGAAGACGGACTGGGCGATACCATAAAGCCTCGCCTGTTATCCGCAGACGCAGACTGTTCAAAAGTGCTTGTAATTGATGATAAAGATACACCGCTTACAATGCGCGATGTAAGGCTTGAACAGGCTATTGTTGAAACAAAAGCTAAGCTTGTAGTTTTAGATCCGATTCAAGGATTTTTAGGGGCTGATGTCGATATGCACAGAGCAAATAAAATCAGGCCGGTTATGAAGCACATAGCAGAACTTGCCGATAAGTATAAATGTGCAATCATCTTAATAGGACACATGAACAAATGTAGCATGGGAAAATCAACATACAGAGGACTGGGATCGATTGATTTTCAGGCGGCAGCAAGAAGCGTTTTGATTGTAGGAAGAATTAAAGATGAACCGGAAATCAGAGTTGTATGTCAAACAAAAAGTTCACTTGCTCCAGAAGCGAAATCTATTGCTTTCAGATTAAGTAAAGAGAATGGATTTGAATGGATAGGTGAATATGATGTTACGGCTGATGACTTGTTATCAGGAACTGCTAAAGGAACAAAAAAGCAAGCTGCAATTGATTTTCTTGAGGAGTTTGTTTTAAATGGTGCGAAACCTCAAACTGAAATAATGAAGCTTGCAAAAGAAAAAGGCTTTTCGGAAAAGACAGTAAGAAACGCAAAAGATGAACTAAAAATAAAGTCAATGCGCAAAAACAACCAATGGTATTTGAGTTTAAATTAATTGCAAGATGGTAAGATGCCCTATTGTATAGAAAATGGCATCTTGCCACCTTAAAAGATAGGACGTGATAAGATGAAACAGCTGCAAATAAGCGAAGCTTTGTTTGTGAAAATGATTAAATATTTTTACAGCGAAGAAATCGGATTTGACAATGAGGAAATATTCGATCTGGAGCGTGAAATCAAAAAAGAACTTCAGATGAAGTTAGATAGAATTACCATGCGGAGTTATTACACAAAATACAAAACCGCAGAAACGGAGCAGGAGCGTGAGGAAGCACGCAAGAAATATCTCGATGAAAAAGGAGTGCCGAAAAGCTTCCGGTGGTGATTTTCCATAAGAGATATTTACAGGAATGTGGCACATTCCTGTTTCGGTAATAAGGAATGAAATGACGATTTACCGATAGGCAAAACATGAAATTTCCGGGCAGGAATTTTATTGGTTTGCCATCTATGACGCGATAAGCGGAATACATATCGGCGCAAGCCGATAAGCCCTCTGCAAGAGCGCAAACAGTCGCAGACTGCCGGCATTTTTGTTGGCTTGCTGACAAAAGTGCTTTTGCGTTACTCTTGACAAGAGTAACAGAACCGAAACAAGCCGAAAAGAGGTGAAATTTTATGAAAAGAACGATCAGTGCAATGGTCGGAAAAGGCTCTATTACCCATAACAATAGAGATTTTATTGCAGAAAATGTTGATGGTGAAAGAACGAAAAATAACATCACATACTGCAATGAAAAAATTCAAGACGTATATCATGAACTGTTTGATGAAGCTCTTCAAAAGTACAACGAAAAACAAACCCGAAGCGACAGAGTGATTGCCGATTACTATGAAAAAATCAGAACAGGCAAACAGGAAAAACCGTTCCATGAGATCATACTTCAGATAGGTGATAAAGATACCATGGGCGCTGAAACCGAAAACGGTGAACTGGCAAAAAAGATACTTGATAGGTATATGCACGATTTTGAAAAACGAAATCCGAATCTTCGGGTATTCTCTGCTCATCTTCACATGGATGAAGCAACGCCGCATCTGCATATTGATTTTATTCCGTTCACGACAAACAGCAAACGCGGACTTGAAACGAGAGTGTCTTTAAAGAAAGCGTTGGAAGCGCAAGGCTTCATCGGCGGCAGCCGTTCCGATACGGAATGGAATCAGTGGGTTGCTTCTGAAAAAGAAGTTTTATCACAAATTATGCTTGAGCATGGTATTGAATGGGATTAAAAAAACACACACGAAAAGCATAAAACTGTGAGTGAATTTAAAAAAGAAAAACTCGCCGAAGAAGTCGAGAAGTTGGAAAATAAAAAGGATGAGCTTAAGGATCAAATGAAAACTTACAAAAACGCTGAAGAATACGCACTGGTAACTGTCCGAAAGATAAAAGGCGATGAGGATTTTGTATTAAAAGATCCGTCACCTTTAATGTCTGCAAAAACATACAAAACCAAATATGTCGAGCCACTCATAAAAAAGCTTTTGGAGATTGTGAAAAACTTTGCACGAAGATGTTATCGGGCAGAAAGGGCTGAATCAAAATCGGCGGAAGTTATTGCGAACCTAACTAAAGAAAATGACAATTATAAATCAAGGCTGTGGCACTTGAATTTGGAAAACAGCAAATTAAAAACACAGCTAAGAGATTACGATAAGATAAAATCATTTCTCGGTGTGGATAGGATTAAAGAGATTTTAAAGATTGCAGGAAAATCAAAATCGCATAATCGTTCGGAATTTGTAAAATGAAACTTTCCCTTAATTGCCTATACAGGAATGTGCCACATTCCTGTTCAGGTAGTTAGGGGCAAAATGAAAAGGAGGATTTAACCATGAAAGAAAAAATTATTGAAAACGGAATTGAGTATGTAAGACGCGGAGATTATTACTATCCAAATGTGGAAGTACCAAAGAAGCACCGCCAGCTCGGAGCGTACGGCAGGCTTCATAAAGAATTTATAAAAAATCACCGCAAAGGATTCTATTCATCTTTGATTCTGCAAGGAAAACTGGATGAATATCTCTACGAACTTAATCGTGAAGCTTATAGGATGCTGAATGAACTGATAGATTACTTTGCAGAAAACGAAGGCGTAACAGAAGAACTGAAGAAAGAAAACCAAATGGAGTGGGTAAGGAGAATGAATAATATTAAAGCACGAGCAGAAGAAATTGTTTTAGACGAGATCGTATATACTACACGGTAAAAATAATGAACTTTGAAAACAGGCTTTTCTGATTTTAACAAAAGGGAAAAGTCTGTTTTCGTCATTTTATATCAATAAAGATAAAATCTTCATGAGAAAAGCAGAAAATTTTAAAATAGTATTGCTTTTATTCCAGATTTAGAATATAATATTATTTATAATAGACAAGGAGTGTAAAATTATGGAACTGATGTCTGCAAGAGAAGCGGCTGCTAAATGGGGTATATCACAAAGGCGGGTGGCGGTTCTTTGTTCTGAAAATAGAATTGCAAATGCTGAAATGATAGGTAATATGTGGTTAATTCCCATGAATGCAAAAAAGCCTATTGATGCAAGAAGCACACGGTATAATAAGAATGACGAAAATTCCGTAAAACCTTTTTTGAAATGGGCCGGTGGAAAAGGACAGCTCATAAAGGAAATTGAAAAATATTATCCTTTTGAAAATGTTAAAATCAACAAATATGCTGAACCTTTTGTTGGCGGTGGTGCAGTGCTTTTTGATATCCTCAGTAAGTTTGATTTAGATGAAATATACATCAGCGATATTAACGCAGAACTTATCAACACTTATATTATTGTAAGAGATTATATAGATAAGCTTATTCATCTGCTTATAAGCTATCAAGAAGACTATGTTCCTCTTGATACTGATAACAGGAAGAAATATTATATTGCAAAGAGAGAAAGATTTAATGATATTAAAGTGAATGGCAATGAAGCGGATAATATTGAAAAAGCAGCACTTATGATATTTCTTAACAAGACTTGTTTTAATGGTCTTTACAGAGTGAACAGAAAAGGACTTTTTAATGTGCCTATGGGCGCATACAAAAATCCTCTTATTTGTGATGAAAAAAAACTTAGAGCAGTGTCGGAAAAATTGCAAAATGTTAAAATTGTTTGCGAAGATTATAAAAAATCTGATGACTTCATAGATGAGAACACTTTTGTATACTTTGATCCTCCATACAGACCGCTTACAGAAACATCAAATTTCACGGCATATACCGAGAATTTATTTGATGATGAAAAACAAATAGAACTTGCGAATTTTGTTGAAAGAATAAGTAACAAAGGTGCAATGGTTGTTGTCAGCAACTCAGATCCTAAAAATACAAACAAGGAAGACGAGTTCTTTGACAAAATTTATGCTATTCATAAAATAAAAAGAGTTGAAGCTACTCGTATGATAAATTGTAACAGCGATGCAAGAGGTAGGATAAAAGAGCTTCTAATATCGAATTTTTAAGGAGAATGATATGCGAAAAAATACAGAAATATCTTCTGAACAGTTCAAAGAGATAATTAATAATTTTTATAACTATTTTGAAAATGGATATGTATTCGAAGATTTCTTAAAATCCTATCTTGAAAAAATAGGATTGGATGAAGTTTATGTCACAAAGCGTTCAGATGATGGAGGAATAGATTTAACGGCGATACGTAAAGGTATTGGCGAATTTAATCAAGCCGATTCGGATAAATATTATATACAAGCTAAACGGTACAAACCAACAGCAAACATATCTCCGGAGAAAATAAGAGCCTTGAGAGGTTCATTTTCAAATGGTAAAGGAATATTTATTACGACTGCCAAGGTTTCTGATAAAGCTAAAATAGAAGCAAATGAACTAGATCCTCAAAGGCCTATACTTGTAGTTGATGGGAAAGATTTAATTATTAGCTGTATTGAAAATGAAATTGGTTTTGTATTTAATCCTCAATTCAGCAAATCTGCTATGGATGAATTTTTAAATAAAAATAGAGTTGGTATTGAAAATGAGCAATCACCCAATCAAATACAAATAGAAAAGCAAATTTCAAACAATGATATACGTGCGCGCATACTTCCTATACCAAGAGCTATTTTGGAACAACTAGACGGCGATATTTATGAGTATGATGTATGTTTTAATAACAGCTATACAAATAAATTAAAAATTGATAAAGGAAGAAGATATTTTGCGAGAGTTACAGAAGCGTATAAAAGATTTGGTTTAATTGCTGATGATGGTTCTTTTAAACCTACGAATGCTGTTTGGACATATTCTGATGGGAATATAAAAATTAAAATAAATTGAAGAGGTACATATCATGAGAGATTTTAATGCATGGTTGTCAACTTTTAGAGCAAGTATTGCTGATTATGGATATTATGTTGATTTTCCGAAAATCTATAAAAATGTAGAAAAAATCAAAGTTGAATTAAATATATTAAATTCACTTATTGGTTCAAAAAACATAGAAGAGGAATTTATACAGTTAGTCGGAAAATATCCGGAAACATTAAAGTGCATTCCTTTATTGCTTGCAGTAAGAACGAATGAGATTTATGCCATTGACGGGGATGGTGAATTTACTTATTCCTTTAAAGAGGCAAATCAAACGATAGAGCAATATTGCGTATTTATGAGAAAAACAGGGCTGTTTGAATTACTTGAAAAACACATAATAAATAATTTATATGATTATGCAACTGGTGTGGAAACGGGGTTGGATTCAAATGGCCGCAAAAATCGTGGCGGACATCTAATGGAAAATGTGGTTGAAGATTACATAAAAAAAGCTGGATTTATAAAAGATGAAAATTATTTTAAAGAGATGTATATTCATCAGATAACAGAAAAATGGGACATTGATTTATCCGCAATTTCCAATACCGGAAAAACAGAAAAAAGATTTGATTATGTTATAAAGACGGATAATCAAATTTATGTTATAGAAACAAATTGTTATACAAGCGGTGGTTCCAAGCTCAATGAAACTGCAAGAAGTTATAAACAGATATCTCAGGAAGTCGATACTATTGATGGTGTGACTTTTGTATGGTTTACGGATGGGGCCGGATGGACAAGCGCAAGACATAATCTTGAAGAAACATTTGACATCATGCCACACATATATAATATTAACGATTTGGAAAATGGAATAATTAAAGAGGTTTTTAAATAAGGGGGATATTAAAAATGCAGGGAGGATTGTTTATCGCACTATATGATGAACAAACATTGAAATTATATTTAAATAAAGGCGTTTATGGATTCCTAATGAAGCCTGTATTTACAGAAACCCCTTCAAGTCGAAGTAAACATTATGCAGTTTTAGCTGATTATGCTTGTAGCAGAGAGGGCACCGATGTATTCTTCTTTTTAAAACGAAAAATAGTCTATGGAGGAAAAATATATGGTAATAAGGATGCAGGCTCTTTTTATCTGAATGGTGAAAATAGCCCACTTGGTAAGAAAGCAAAAGCTCCTCTTTTTTGGGATGAATCATCTAGATATATACCGTCAGATAAAAAGGGTGTTTTTAGGGTGAATGGCAGTGATAAGGCTCAACCTTTTATACTGCAGTTTATTCAAAATAAAGATACTGGTAAATATATCATATCGGATGATTTGTATTTTGAGTTAGGAAAATATCCTTATCCATTACCGTCTAATAGTATGCAAGGTATGGGCTTTTGTACATTAACTCCAGGTGAAGTGTCAACTCTCCTTAAATTAATCAAAAATTCTTCTTTTTGCATTGATTATTCAACATGTGAAAATATTGAAAAAGGTACAGACGAAACATTATTTGATGAAAAATTAATCGACATTAAGGACAACTTTATAAATGAGGCACAATTAGAATTTACAATTCTTGCTTCCTTAAAGCCGTTTTATGATTTTTTGTCAGATGATTATATTTTATGTAGGCAAGTACCAATTTCCCCATTTAAGCCAATGGATATGGATAGGGCTGATATTTGCTTATATAGCATGGAAAATCCTATTAAAGATGGGACAATTCCTAATGTAGTAATAGAATTGAAAAGAGGCTGTGCTAATTTTCATGCTTATGAACAAGCTGTAAGGTATTTGAAATGGATTGATAGAATTACTACAGACGAAGAGTTTAGTAACGTACAAACATTTGTTATTGCAAATTCATTTAACAAAATTAGAAAAGAAAAAGTTGACACATGTTATGAAGATAAAATAAAAATTTTCTCTTTAGATAAATTTAAATTTGAACATCTTGTTTGATATTAACATTAACCGGAGACAGTAATATGGAAAATAAAAAAATTAAAAAATGGGAACCGGAAGACTTTGAACTTGAAATGACTACACATTGGTCGTTCCCTAAACGCGGTGATTGGGCAACACACGATGCAAAATGGCGCGGGAATTGGTCGCCGTACATTCCAAGGAATATCATACTCAGGTATTCCCAAGAAGGAGATCTGGTGTTGGATCAATTTGCAGGCGGCGGTACTACTCTTGTTGAAGCAAAACTTTTAAATAGAGATATAATCGGTGTTGATGTAAATGATGCAGCTCTCGACAGATGCAGAGAAAAAACAGATTTTGATTATGAGCCTGCAAAAGGTAAGGTATATATAAAAAAAGGAGATGCAAGAAACCTTGATTTTGTTCCTGATGAAAGCATAGATTTAATATGTACACATCCACCTTATGCTGATATTATTAAATATAGCGATGGCTTAAAAAATGATTTATCTCAGTTAAAAGTCAAGGATTTTTTTGAAGAAATGAAAAAGGTTGCATCAGAAAGCTACCGTGTGCTAAAAAAGGACAAGTTCTGTGCCATTCTAATGGGCGATACTCGGCAAAAAGGCTGTATG
The window above is part of the Hominilimicola fabiformis genome. Proteins encoded here:
- a CDS encoding type II restriction endonuclease → MRDFNAWLSTFRASIADYGYYVDFPKIYKNVEKIKVELNILNSLIGSKNIEEEFIQLVGKYPETLKCIPLLLAVRTNEIYAIDGDGEFTYSFKEANQTIEQYCVFMRKTGLFELLEKHIINNLYDYATGVETGLDSNGRKNRGGHLMENVVEDYIKKAGFIKDENYFKEMYIHQITEKWDIDLSAISNTGKTEKRFDYVIKTDNQIYVIETNCYTSGGSKLNETARSYKQISQEVDTIDGVTFVWFTDGAGWTSARHNLEETFDIMPHIYNINDLENGIIKEVFK
- a CDS encoding AAA family ATPase, whose translation is MAFYHIPVKISRGTEVKNLSKLKLINMQDIEVEDIEWLIYPFIPYGKITIIQGDPGEGKTTLVLQIIARLTKGEAIINEKAKQPINVIYQTAEDGLGDTIKPRLLSADADCSKVLVIDDKDTPLTMRDVRLEQAIVETKAKLVVLDPIQGFLGADVDMHRANKIRPVMKHIAELADKYKCAIILIGHMNKCSMGKSTYRGLGSIDFQAAARSVLIVGRIKDEPEIRVVCQTKSSLAPEAKSIAFRLSKENGFEWIGEYDVTADDLLSGTAKGTKKQAAIDFLEEFVLNGAKPQTEIMKLAKEKGFSEKTVRNAKDELKIKSMRKNNQWYLSLN
- a CDS encoding restriction endonuclease; translation: MRKNTEISSEQFKEIINNFYNYFENGYVFEDFLKSYLEKIGLDEVYVTKRSDDGGIDLTAIRKGIGEFNQADSDKYYIQAKRYKPTANISPEKIRALRGSFSNGKGIFITTAKVSDKAKIEANELDPQRPILVVDGKDLIISCIENEIGFVFNPQFSKSAMDEFLNKNRVGIENEQSPNQIQIEKQISNNDIRARILPIPRAILEQLDGDIYEYDVCFNNSYTNKLKIDKGRRYFARVTEAYKRFGLIADDGSFKPTNAVWTYSDGNIKIKIN
- a CDS encoding site-specific integrase; translated protein: MKAQKDAKTGKWLIQFRYTNWQGERKKTTKRGFNTKRDAEEWVRNFLMSQQADFNMNFEEFVKIYRNDINNRNRSSTTETKDNIIDTKILPYFAKKSMNSITAADIRSWQNEVIALRKKDGTPYAETYLHTINNQLKAIFNYAVTYYDLQNNPCKKVSSMGKKQASEMRFLTVDEFSKFLDGIMDKQKSYVTFMTLFWTGMRLGEMLALTPADIDFEDKTIRINKTYNTKEKKNGPTKTYASTRTISVPDFLLADIKDYMNSVYGLTKHDRLFQVTKYYMEHEKERALKNSGIEHIRIHDLRHSHCALLFEMGIAPLEVKERLGHKNIETTLNVYAHVYPDKQRKLSDKLDKVYKEGLHNGDEE
- a CDS encoding plasmid recombination protein, which gives rise to MKRTISAMVGKGSITHNNRDFIAENVDGERTKNNITYCNEKIQDVYHELFDEALQKYNEKQTRSDRVIADYYEKIRTGKQEKPFHEIILQIGDKDTMGAETENGELAKKILDRYMHDFEKRNPNLRVFSAHLHMDEATPHLHIDFIPFTTNSKRGLETRVSLKKALEAQGFIGGSRSDTEWNQWVASEKEVLSQIMLEHGIEWD
- a CDS encoding TnpV protein, with the protein product MKEKIIENGIEYVRRGDYYYPNVEVPKKHRQLGAYGRLHKEFIKNHRKGFYSSLILQGKLDEYLYELNREAYRMLNELIDYFAENEGVTEELKKENQMEWVRRMNNIKARAEEIVLDEIVYTTR
- a CDS encoding helix-turn-helix domain-containing protein encodes the protein MTIGEKIKYFRSRIGITQAKLAELSGIHPVSIRKYETNKMTPQTEQIDKIAEALGVSSFAITGFENNIRLETIGDFMGLMIMLIKANIVLIDGEREEDDEYKPETVSFKINPLITKFFKANAGDTEYNADDVLCRLKQENLLKDILRWEKINYGYEKCAAKYSDTPDKETLNVLDSLKETKEAIELELQRSNVMLGSKNGITVKISSDI
- a CDS encoding DNA adenine methylase; the encoded protein is MELMSAREAAAKWGISQRRVAVLCSENRIANAEMIGNMWLIPMNAKKPIDARSTRYNKNDENSVKPFLKWAGGKGQLIKEIEKYYPFENVKINKYAEPFVGGGAVLFDILSKFDLDEIYISDINAELINTYIIVRDYIDKLIHLLISYQEDYVPLDTDNRKKYYIAKRERFNDIKVNGNEADNIEKAALMIFLNKTCFNGLYRVNRKGLFNVPMGAYKNPLICDEKKLRAVSEKLQNVKIVCEDYKKSDDFIDENTFVYFDPPYRPLTETSNFTAYTENLFDDEKQIELANFVERISNKGAMVVVSNSDPKNTNKEDEFFDKIYAIHKIKRVEATRMINCNSDARGRIKELLISNF
- a CDS encoding TRM11 family SAM-dependent methyltransferase — translated: MENKKIKKWEPEDFELEMTTHWSFPKRGDWATHDAKWRGNWSPYIPRNIILRYSQEGDLVLDQFAGGGTTLVEAKLLNRDIIGVDVNDAALDRCREKTDFDYEPAKGKVYIKKGDARNLDFVPDESIDLICTHPPYADIIKYSDGLKNDLSQLKVKDFFEEMKKVASESYRVLKKDKFCAILMGDTRQKGCMIPMSFDVMKIFQDAGFKLKELIIKEQHNCKATGYWKTNSVKYNFLLIAHEYLFVFRK
- a CDS encoding plasmid mobilization protein; translation: MATKNKNRVRNRIINFRVTPSEYEEIQARIKVCGMPKGEYFIQSLLHQNICISVGKYQSDRLSLEFKKLREVLETVSDIDEMVDIANECKALLNQLIIITKDNQKLSQDDFITKKKP